DNA from candidate division KSB1 bacterium:
CGCTTCCGCTCAGTGCTCACCCAGGCCACGTCTACTGCTTTGCGCTCTCCGTTCAGGATGGCCCCAACCGCTCCGTCAAAGTCGCCGAATACACCCAGGTCTTGCGAGAAAGAGTTGCCACTGCCCACGGGGATTACCCCCAGCGTGGTCGAGGTGGGAGCCTCTGCCTGCATCAGACCGTTGACAACCTCGAAGAGGGTGCCGTCGCCCCCGACGCAAACGATGGCATCGAGTTCGGCGACGTTGAGCTTACGTGCTAGCTGCACTGCATGGCCAGGGTATTGCGAGATGTGGGGCACATACTCCACACCCCTATTGCTTAGGGCAGTTGCCGCCCGCACGCCGGCCTTTGCGCCCCGACCGTTACCCGCTGCGGGATTAATGACAAGCGCCACCCTCATGCGGCCGTTCTCCTCTTTGCCCTCGGGTCTTTGTGTAACGCGAAATTTAGCCATTTTCGGGATAATGTCAAGAGGATTTTCTTGATTCGAACGACAGGCCCTGTACACTCTTCTGGCTGGCGGTTTTCTCCGCGACATTAACTGTTCATGAACCGTTCAGGGCAGGTGGTGCCTCTTTACCCCTTTCGCGTGGGAAACCTGCGAGCCTCTCTGACCATCGGCGAGGTCATGGCCCGGAGCAGTATTCGAAGGCGGACCTCAACACCTGCCAAGCCCAAGTACCAAACGTGCTCGACTACTCAGTCCTAATTACAAAAAAGCCTTGAAATTAATCCTGGAAATTGTTATCATTAAAGCAGAATCGTGCCTGAGAAAGCGCGATGGCCCTGCGCGAAGGCCGTGGAGGTGGTAGTGGAGGTGAGCGGAGAAATGCGGTGTGGCTGCTGTGGGGCAAGCGCCAGGGGGGTGAAGGGCGTTGCCGTGCGACAGCCAGCAAACGGCCTCTTCAAAGCACGCTAACAAGGACCCGGTAGGCGCCGGCGTCCTTTTTTGTTTGCTTGCGTGCGGCCTGGCGGTGAGGGTGGCTGGAGGATGGGTTGAGGAACGCCGAAGCTGACAATGGCGATCTGAGTTGCAATGAACTAGCCGGAGCGCTACTGCAAGCGCTGGAATACACTTCGGCAGGAGTGGTGGTCACCGACTCCACCGGACGGGTGGTGGCTGTGAATCGAACCCAGGAAGGGCTGGTCGGCGTGACGCGTGCCAACCTGGTGGGGAAGCACATACGCCACCTGCCGCTGCTGGAGAGTATTCCGTGGGACGCCTGGCTCGGCCAGCCTGCACGGCAAGGACCTGGAGTTGGGTCAACACAATCCGCACCTGTCACCCACACTTTTGCCGTCAATGGGGTGCAGATTCAGGTGCGCCCAATCTTGGATGCCGGCGACTTGGCCGGCCTCTTAGTCATCACCAACGCTGACACGTCGGCACAAGAGGGGGGAGAGAGCGAACTCCGCTTGCTGCAGGGGTGGCTGGAGTTCTTCCCTCAACCGGTGGCCCTCGTGGACGCGCACCGGCGTTTGTTAGCAGCAAGTCGGGCGTTCCAACAGGCGACTCTCGGCAATTCCTTTTCCCCTTTTCCCACCTGTCGGGAGGCCCTCTGCAGGAACCAATGGACCTGTTCAGCCTGTGTTGTGGCCCGGGTCCTTGAGGGTGGAGGAGGGGAGCCAACCGCTGGTGGAAATGGCGAACACGGGGGACTGGCT
Protein-coding regions in this window:
- a CDS encoding acylglycerol kinase family protein, which translates into the protein MRVALVINPAAGNGRGAKAGVRAATALSNRGVEYVPHISQYPGHAVQLARKLNVAELDAIVCVGGDGTLFEVVNGLMQAEAPTSTTLGVIPVGSGNSFSQDLGVFGDFDGAVGAILNGERKAVDVAWVSTERKR